A portion of the Glycine max cultivar Williams 82 chromosome 10, Glycine_max_v4.0, whole genome shotgun sequence genome contains these proteins:
- the LOC100817833 gene encoding mitochondrial import receptor subunit TOM9-2, with protein sequence MASRRGGVSLPERPSNNSGSVLAKISRSSIVTRGKEAAVDAAFVAKKLLRSTGKAAWIAGTTFLVLVVPLIVEMDREQQLNDLELQQASLLGTPAPK encoded by the coding sequence ATGGCGTCCCGAAGAGGTGGAGTCTCACTCCCAGAAAGACCAAGCAACAACTCAGGCTCCGTCCTGGCGAAGATCTCGCGCTCCTCCATCGTCACCCGCGGCAAGGAAGCCGCCGTCGACGCCGCATTCGTCGCCAAGAAGCTCCTCCGCAGCACCGGCAAGGCCGCGTGGATCGCCGGCACCACCTTCCTCGTCCTCGTCGTCCCTCTGATCGTCGAGATGGACCGCGAGCAGCAGCTCAACGACCTCGAGCTCCAGCAGGCCAGCCTCCTCGGCACCCCCGCCCCCAAATGA
- the LOC102667717 gene encoding uncharacterized protein isoform X1 codes for MNPKVKVRVPEQEEELVHPENNSGTWMFSKLIELLYFKEEKNQNQNECPPSISESTKACTQHVIMRSTPSTKGLFKSINRVGESPKVNARACSVIRPRAVLSSPENDGLIGSINDLNHSVSSAHRKNNAKVKIEGQAKVLSIQVKEGKYSDKEECEAFNKGRTPSKVHVRNF; via the exons TGAATCCAAAGGTGAAAGTGAGAGTCCCAGAGCAAGAAGAAGAACTTGTTCATCCGGAAAACAATAGTGGAACTTGGATGTTTTCAAAGTTAATTGAGTTACTATACTTTAAAG AAGAGaagaatcagaatcagaatgaaTGTCCACCCTCAATTTCCGAAAGCACAAAGGCTTGTACTCAACATGTAATAATGAGATCCACCCCTTCAACTAAAG GATTATTCAAGAGTATCAACCGAGTTGGTGAGAGTCCAAAAGTAAATGCAAGAGCTTGTTCTGTTATACGCCCACGTGCAGTCTTATCTAGTCCCG AAAATGATGGATTAATTGGAAGCATAAATGACTTGAACCACAGTGTATCTTCAGCTCACAGAAAGAACAATGCAAAAGTGAAGATAGAAGGCCAAGCTAAAGTTTTGTCTATTCAGGTGAAGGAAGGAAAATATTCGGACAAGGAGGAATGTGAGGCATTCAACAAAGGCAGAACTCCTTCCAAAGTGCATGTTagaaacttttaa
- the LOC102667717 gene encoding uncharacterized protein isoform X2 produces MNPKVKVRVPEQEEELVHPENNSGTWMFSKLIELLYFKEKNQNQNECPPSISESTKACTQHVIMRSTPSTKGLFKSINRVGESPKVNARACSVIRPRAVLSSPENDGLIGSINDLNHSVSSAHRKNNAKVKIEGQAKVLSIQVKEGKYSDKEECEAFNKGRTPSKVHVRNF; encoded by the exons TGAATCCAAAGGTGAAAGTGAGAGTCCCAGAGCAAGAAGAAGAACTTGTTCATCCGGAAAACAATAGTGGAACTTGGATGTTTTCAAAGTTAATTGAGTTACTATACTTTAAAG AGaagaatcagaatcagaatgaaTGTCCACCCTCAATTTCCGAAAGCACAAAGGCTTGTACTCAACATGTAATAATGAGATCCACCCCTTCAACTAAAG GATTATTCAAGAGTATCAACCGAGTTGGTGAGAGTCCAAAAGTAAATGCAAGAGCTTGTTCTGTTATACGCCCACGTGCAGTCTTATCTAGTCCCG AAAATGATGGATTAATTGGAAGCATAAATGACTTGAACCACAGTGTATCTTCAGCTCACAGAAAGAACAATGCAAAAGTGAAGATAGAAGGCCAAGCTAAAGTTTTGTCTATTCAGGTGAAGGAAGGAAAATATTCGGACAAGGAGGAATGTGAGGCATTCAACAAAGGCAGAACTCCTTCCAAAGTGCATGTTagaaacttttaa